A genomic window from Streptomyces sp. HUAS YS2 includes:
- a CDS encoding helix-turn-helix transcriptional regulator: MTDPHRPILTAAQRADDAMDLFNRASAKLRRAVPFHSAVWTAADPQTGLITAPMLVEDLGSGGSCAAYWESELLEENVLPFHELARATVPAAGLRAATGDLPARSTRFRRLLRDQGVYDELRAVLRIDGRPWGLVSLFRTTTAFRPDEIALLAGLSRPLAGRLRDLARPPRSTPHTDAPAPGLILFDESGRATSINDEARHHLALLPEGPSSPSPLGAQLPIWVIGVVLQARAIADGRDHGNARVRIQTTEGRWLVCHASSLTGPGGTPGPVALVIEPATPADLAVLIADAYALTPRELQITQLLARGMTTTDIAATLVISPHTVRDHLKSVFTKAGVSSRGELVARLFTDHYWPALPTPTPLPRPDRPPAHARFPHI, from the coding sequence GTGACCGACCCGCACCGCCCGATACTCACCGCCGCCCAACGGGCCGATGACGCAATGGACTTGTTCAACCGCGCCTCGGCGAAGCTGCGGCGGGCGGTGCCGTTCCACTCGGCGGTGTGGACGGCGGCCGACCCGCAGACCGGCCTGATCACGGCGCCGATGCTGGTGGAGGACCTCGGCTCCGGGGGGAGCTGCGCCGCGTACTGGGAGAGCGAACTCCTGGAGGAGAACGTCCTGCCGTTCCACGAGCTGGCCCGGGCGACCGTACCGGCAGCCGGGCTGCGCGCGGCCACCGGCGACCTGCCCGCCCGCAGCACCCGCTTCCGGCGCCTCCTGCGCGATCAAGGCGTGTACGACGAACTCCGCGCCGTGCTGAGGATCGACGGCCGGCCATGGGGCCTGGTCAGCCTGTTCCGCACCACCACCGCGTTCCGCCCCGACGAGATCGCACTCCTCGCCGGCCTCTCCCGCCCGCTGGCCGGACGATTACGCGACCTGGCGCGCCCGCCCCGGTCCACACCACACACCGACGCACCCGCGCCCGGGCTGATCCTCTTCGACGAATCCGGCCGGGCCACATCGATCAACGACGAGGCACGCCATCACCTGGCACTACTGCCCGAAGGACCCTCGTCTCCTTCACCCCTGGGAGCCCAGCTGCCCATCTGGGTGATCGGCGTGGTCCTCCAGGCCCGCGCCATCGCCGACGGACGCGACCACGGCAACGCCCGGGTACGCATCCAAACCACCGAAGGCCGCTGGCTGGTCTGCCACGCCTCCAGCCTGACCGGCCCCGGCGGCACACCCGGACCGGTCGCCCTCGTCATCGAGCCGGCGACACCCGCCGACCTCGCGGTCCTCATCGCCGACGCCTACGCCCTCACACCACGCGAACTGCAGATCACCCAACTCCTCGCCCGCGGCATGACCACCACCGACATCGCCGCCACCCTGGTCATCTCACCCCACACCGTCCGCGACCACCTCAAATCCGTGTTCACCAAGGCAGGCGTCTCCAGCCGCGGCGAACTCGTCGCCCGCCTCTTCACCGACCACTACTGGCCCGCCCTGCCCACCCCCACACCCCTCCCACGCCCCGACCGGCCCCCCGCCCACGCACGGTTCCCCCACATCTGA
- a CDS encoding squalene/phytoene synthase family protein — MRSWSSTLDRAAVDTPSLRADFSEQRKRVAERSRAEYMAARLLLPTSLLPDVVAVVAFMHDSDDLLDRALPGEGISRLASWEEQTREALQSGDSPDSTLRCLVSACGRHPGLRDRVESFLRGAAVEASWVGFGSEAEYKEYVAAYSLPAFMLSACLLRQGSEDAAAYEGHCHELIDAMQRIDFLSDLAEDVASGRLGISLETLDCHGLAPEDLKRGLSPDSSALDQLVRQQVERAEESLAAARGLTTMVNPDCGPFVSALFEVQELRAHAVRRAGALVLVAPPDISGLRLARLLIKYLAKAIWKRAATAGGQ; from the coding sequence ATGCGTAGCTGGAGCTCCACCCTCGACCGCGCTGCCGTCGACACACCGTCGCTGAGGGCCGACTTCAGTGAGCAGCGAAAGCGTGTCGCCGAACGCTCCCGCGCCGAGTACATGGCGGCCCGGCTTCTCCTTCCCACCTCGCTCCTCCCCGACGTCGTGGCGGTCGTTGCCTTCATGCACGACTCGGACGACCTACTGGACCGCGCGCTGCCCGGCGAGGGGATCAGCCGTCTCGCCAGCTGGGAGGAGCAAACGCGAGAGGCGTTGCAGAGTGGCGATTCGCCGGACTCGACATTGCGCTGCCTTGTCAGCGCATGCGGGCGCCATCCTGGGCTCCGAGACCGGGTGGAGAGCTTCCTCCGCGGAGCGGCCGTTGAAGCCTCCTGGGTGGGATTCGGCTCGGAGGCTGAGTACAAGGAGTACGTCGCTGCCTACTCGCTCCCCGCCTTCATGCTCTCTGCATGTCTCCTCAGGCAGGGCTCCGAGGACGCAGCAGCGTACGAGGGCCATTGCCATGAGCTCATCGATGCGATGCAGAGGATCGACTTCCTCAGCGACCTGGCCGAGGACGTGGCTTCGGGACGACTGGGCATCAGCCTCGAAACTCTCGACTGTCACGGTCTGGCACCGGAGGACCTCAAGCGGGGCCTGTCGCCTGATTCATCGGCGTTGGACCAGCTGGTTCGGCAGCAAGTCGAACGCGCTGAGGAATCCCTTGCGGCTGCACGTGGCCTGACAACCATGGTCAACCCGGACTGCGGACCATTCGTGTCGGCCCTCTTCGAGGTCCAGGAGCTGAGAGCCCACGCGGTTCGACGGGCCGGCGCCTTGGTCCTCGTCGCGCCGCCCGACATCTCCGGTCTGAGACTCGCTCGGCTGTTGATCAAGTACCTGGCGAAGGCGATATGGAAGCGTGCGGCTACGGCTGGCGGTCAGTGA
- a CDS encoding ABC transporter ATP-binding protein — protein MTSTGITAPPPPSVARLLRPYAGSFAAVVVLQVIGAVAGLAPLLAVVELGRTLLASGPADDGHVRDVVIAGAAGLLVRLLFTAASSGVGHLLDTRVQLSLRRQLAARLGRVPIGWLARRRNGELAKLVGEDVSAVHPFIAHTPGELVSAFVVPLVSLGYLFTVDWRLTLITLIPVLLAVALVPLMMTPARLREQKEFDAAMGRISASVVEFVHGIAVVKAFGGSERAHGRFRTAVDDFTRSFYRMVRGLSGVAAGMQVALSPPFVLLAVLVGGAYRITGGGLAPADLLPFILLGLGLTAPVAALGHGFDDLQAARRAVGRIRDVLAEPSLPEPVRPVAPQGHRVELRDVRFGYEGAAGREDAAAGREVLRGIDLVLEPGTTTAVVGPSGSGKSTLVQLLPRFYDPSHGSVLLGGVDLREVGSQELYRRVSFVFQDVRLLRASVADNIALAVPQADRDAVVRAARLASIHDRIVELPRGYDSVIGEDARLSGGEAQRVSIARALLADAPVLVLDEATAFADPQTEQAVREALAQTREKRTTLVIAHRLETIADADTVVMLRDGAIVERGTTAELLARNGAFAEFWKIHAGVTEGEEAR, from the coding sequence ATGACTTCCACCGGAATCACCGCGCCGCCACCACCGAGCGTGGCTCGTCTGTTGCGCCCGTACGCGGGCAGCTTCGCCGCCGTCGTCGTCCTGCAGGTCATCGGCGCTGTCGCCGGCCTGGCGCCGCTGCTCGCGGTCGTCGAGCTCGGCCGTACGCTGCTGGCGTCGGGGCCGGCCGACGACGGGCACGTGCGCGACGTCGTGATCGCGGGCGCGGCAGGCCTGCTCGTACGGCTGCTGTTCACGGCCGCTTCGTCCGGCGTCGGGCACCTCCTCGACACCCGGGTGCAGCTGTCGCTGCGCCGGCAACTCGCCGCGCGGCTCGGGCGGGTACCGATCGGCTGGCTGGCGCGGCGGCGCAACGGGGAGCTGGCGAAGCTGGTCGGTGAGGACGTCAGCGCCGTGCACCCGTTCATCGCGCACACGCCGGGCGAGCTGGTCTCCGCCTTCGTGGTGCCGCTGGTCTCGCTCGGCTACCTCTTCACCGTGGACTGGCGGCTGACGCTGATCACGCTGATCCCCGTGTTGCTGGCGGTCGCGTTGGTGCCGCTGATGATGACCCCTGCGCGGCTGCGCGAGCAGAAGGAGTTCGACGCCGCGATGGGGCGGATCTCGGCGTCGGTGGTCGAGTTCGTGCACGGCATCGCGGTGGTGAAGGCGTTCGGCGGGTCGGAGCGGGCGCACGGCAGGTTCCGTACCGCGGTGGACGACTTCACCCGGAGCTTCTACCGGATGGTGCGCGGTCTTTCCGGGGTCGCCGCCGGGATGCAGGTGGCACTGTCGCCGCCGTTCGTGCTGCTGGCGGTGCTGGTCGGCGGCGCGTACCGGATCACCGGGGGCGGGCTGGCCCCGGCGGACCTGCTGCCCTTCATCCTTCTCGGCCTCGGCCTGACCGCGCCCGTGGCCGCGCTCGGGCACGGTTTCGACGACCTGCAGGCCGCGCGGCGCGCCGTCGGCCGCATCCGGGACGTACTCGCCGAGCCGTCGCTGCCCGAGCCCGTACGGCCGGTGGCGCCCCAGGGACACCGGGTGGAGCTGCGGGACGTCCGCTTCGGGTACGAGGGTGCCGCGGGGCGCGAGGACGCCGCGGCTGGGCGCGAGGTGCTGCGCGGTATCGACCTGGTGCTGGAGCCGGGGACGACCACGGCCGTGGTCGGGCCGTCCGGCAGCGGCAAGTCCACGCTGGTGCAGCTGCTGCCGCGGTTCTACGACCCGTCGCACGGCTCCGTGCTCCTCGGCGGCGTCGACCTGCGTGAAGTGGGCAGCCAGGAGCTGTACCGGCGGGTGTCCTTCGTCTTCCAGGACGTCCGGCTGCTGCGCGCCTCGGTCGCGGACAACATCGCCCTCGCGGTCCCGCAAGCCGACCGCGACGCCGTTGTCCGTGCCGCCCGCCTGGCGAGCATCCACGACCGGATTGTCGAACTGCCCCGCGGCTACGACTCGGTGATCGGCGAGGACGCCCGCCTCTCCGGCGGCGAGGCGCAGCGCGTCTCGATCGCCCGTGCCCTGCTCGCGGACGCTCCCGTCCTGGTACTCGACGAAGCCACCGCCTTCGCCGACCCGCAGACCGAGCAGGCAGTGCGCGAGGCGCTGGCGCAGACCCGGGAGAAGCGGACGACGCTGGTCATCGCCCACCGCTTGGAGACGATCGCCGACGCCGACACCGTCGTGATGCTGCGCGACGGCGCGATCGTGGAGCGGGGCACGACCGCGGAACTCCTCGCGCGAAACGGCGCGTTCGCCGAGTTCTGGAAGATCCACGCCGGTGTGACGGAAGGGGAAGAGGCCCGATGA
- a CDS encoding ABC transporter ATP-binding protein produces MISTLLRVLGQEYAGPVRRTVALMTATALVEGLSYALLVPVLRALFGSTPEDARPWLATFGAAVAVYAVLRYVSDRSGFRVGTTMLHGMYERLGEHLARLPVGWYQPGRTGEVSVLASQGVLQAMGVIAHLLAPFISACVTPLTIVAVMLAFNWQMGLAALAAVPLVAAVQLRAARATTATDTERVERERAATGRVIEYLQAQPVLRAGGRTGERFGLLDDSLKELRRASHRSTISALPGVLGLAVTVQAVFTALLALGAYLALGGHAGAAEVLAVLVLAARCADPLLSLAEMSGGIRAARAELTRLEDVLATKPLPEPREPREPAGHDVVFDAVTFRHGERAVADGVTLSVPEGRRLAVVGPSGAGKTTLLQLLARFYDVEAGVVRIGGVDVREMDTAALMARIAIVFQDVYLFDGTIEENVRLGRPDATDAEVRAAASAARLDEVIERLPGGWSAHVGEGGALLSGGERQRVSIARALLKDAPIVLLDEVTSALDPVNEAAVHAGIEELMAGRTVVMVAHRMGTVRRADHVAFLDAGRVVEQGSHDELLRRGGRYAAYWDLSLAGAAQH; encoded by the coding sequence ATGATCAGCACACTGCTGCGTGTGCTCGGCCAGGAGTACGCCGGGCCGGTGCGCCGCACGGTCGCCCTGATGACGGCGACCGCCCTCGTCGAGGGACTGTCGTACGCCCTGCTGGTGCCGGTGCTGCGCGCGCTGTTCGGCAGCACACCCGAGGACGCCCGGCCCTGGCTGGCCACCTTCGGCGCGGCGGTCGCGGTCTATGCGGTGCTGCGGTACGTCAGCGACCGCTCCGGATTCCGCGTGGGCACGACGATGCTGCACGGCATGTACGAGCGCCTCGGCGAGCACCTCGCCCGGTTGCCCGTCGGCTGGTATCAACCCGGCCGCACCGGCGAGGTGTCCGTCCTCGCCAGCCAGGGCGTGCTGCAGGCGATGGGCGTGATCGCGCACCTGCTGGCGCCGTTCATCTCCGCCTGCGTGACGCCGCTGACGATCGTCGCCGTGATGCTCGCCTTCAACTGGCAGATGGGGCTTGCCGCCCTGGCCGCCGTGCCGTTGGTGGCCGCGGTTCAGCTGCGCGCGGCCCGCGCGACGACGGCGACCGACACGGAGCGCGTGGAACGCGAGCGGGCGGCCACCGGCCGCGTCATCGAGTACCTCCAGGCCCAGCCGGTGCTGCGCGCCGGCGGCCGCACCGGTGAGCGATTCGGTTTGCTGGACGACTCCCTGAAGGAACTGCGCCGCGCCTCGCATCGCTCCACCATTTCGGCGCTGCCAGGTGTGCTGGGTCTCGCGGTCACCGTGCAGGCGGTGTTCACCGCGCTGCTCGCACTCGGTGCGTACCTCGCCCTCGGCGGGCACGCCGGCGCGGCCGAGGTGCTTGCGGTCCTCGTACTCGCCGCCCGCTGCGCCGACCCGCTGCTGTCCCTCGCCGAGATGAGTGGTGGCATCCGCGCCGCCCGCGCCGAACTCACCCGCCTCGAAGACGTCCTCGCCACCAAGCCGCTGCCGGAGCCTCGCGAGCCGCGCGAACCGGCCGGTCACGACGTCGTGTTCGACGCGGTCACCTTCCGGCACGGAGAACGCGCGGTCGCCGACGGGGTGACGCTGTCCGTACCCGAGGGCCGGCGGCTCGCCGTCGTCGGGCCGTCGGGCGCGGGCAAGACGACGCTGCTGCAGCTGCTCGCCCGCTTCTACGACGTCGAGGCGGGCGTGGTGCGGATCGGTGGCGTGGACGTACGGGAGATGGACACCGCGGCGCTGATGGCGCGGATCGCCATCGTCTTCCAGGACGTCTACCTCTTCGACGGCACGATCGAGGAGAACGTGCGCCTCGGCCGCCCGGACGCCACCGACGCCGAGGTACGGGCCGCGGCCTCCGCGGCCCGTCTCGACGAGGTGATCGAGCGGTTGCCCGGCGGCTGGTCGGCGCACGTGGGCGAGGGCGGGGCGCTGCTGTCGGGCGGCGAGCGGCAGCGCGTCTCCATCGCCCGCGCGCTGCTGAAGGACGCGCCGATCGTGCTGCTCGACGAGGTCACTTCGGCCCTGGACCCGGTCAACGAGGCGGCCGTGCACGCCGGCATCGAGGAGCTGATGGCGGGCCGGACCGTGGTGATGGTGGCGCACCGCATGGGCACCGTGCGCCGGGCCGACCACGTCGCCTTCCTCGACGCCGGGCGGGTGGTCGAACAGGGCAGCCACGACGAGTTGCTGCGACGCGGCGGCCGGTACGCCGCGTACTGGGACTTGTCCCTGGCTGGGGCGGCGCAGCACTGA
- a CDS encoding NAD(P)/FAD-dependent oxidoreductase, translating to MSDTPGPAGGGIHHHDVIVVGARCAGAPTAMLLARLGHRVLLVDRATFPSDTISTHLIHPPGLAALDRWGLLERVVATGCPPIDTYSYDLGPFAIVGSPAGDGFAASYAPRRTVLDKILVDAAAEAGAEVREGFTVEEILFEGPTVTGIKGHSKDGSTSVDHARITVGADGLHSSVAKATGAAGYTEKPKINAYYYTYWSGLPLHGRFEAYDRGDCAFAAWPTNEDQAMVITGWPMRDFEAKRGDVEGNYHATLARAPAFAERIARATRTERFVGTAVPNYFRQPYGPGWALVGDAGYLKDPITAQGIQDAFRDAERCAHALDDVLTGRRPFDEAMRATQEARDAQVTSMYEFTAEFATMEPPPPEMEQLLLATSQSPSASDEFVRVTAGMTPPEEFFGHMQERMSHQTRDAA from the coding sequence ATGAGCGACACGCCCGGCCCAGCCGGCGGCGGAATCCACCACCACGACGTGATCGTCGTCGGCGCACGCTGCGCGGGCGCGCCGACCGCGATGCTTCTGGCCCGACTCGGTCACCGGGTCCTTTTGGTCGACCGGGCCACGTTCCCGAGCGACACGATCTCCACGCACCTGATCCATCCGCCGGGCCTGGCCGCGCTGGACCGGTGGGGACTGCTGGAGCGGGTCGTGGCGACAGGATGTCCGCCCATCGACACCTACTCGTACGACCTCGGACCGTTCGCCATCGTCGGGTCCCCGGCCGGAGACGGCTTCGCCGCCTCGTACGCGCCGCGCCGCACGGTCCTCGACAAGATCCTCGTCGACGCCGCCGCGGAAGCCGGTGCCGAGGTGCGCGAGGGTTTCACCGTCGAGGAGATCCTGTTCGAGGGCCCCACGGTGACCGGGATCAAGGGCCACAGCAAGGACGGCAGCACTTCCGTCGACCACGCCCGAATCACCGTGGGCGCGGACGGACTCCACTCGTCCGTCGCCAAGGCGACCGGTGCCGCCGGCTACACGGAAAAGCCGAAGATCAACGCCTACTACTACACGTACTGGTCCGGGCTGCCCCTGCACGGAAGGTTCGAGGCCTACGACCGCGGTGACTGCGCCTTCGCCGCGTGGCCCACCAATGAGGACCAGGCGATGGTCATCACCGGCTGGCCCATGCGTGACTTCGAAGCCAAGCGCGGCGACGTGGAAGGCAACTACCACGCCACGCTGGCCCGTGCGCCGGCCTTCGCCGAGCGGATCGCGCGGGCCACGCGGACCGAACGGTTCGTCGGGACGGCCGTCCCCAACTACTTCCGCCAACCCTATGGCCCCGGCTGGGCCCTGGTCGGCGACGCCGGATACCTGAAGGACCCGATCACCGCCCAGGGCATCCAGGACGCCTTCCGCGACGCGGAGCGGTGCGCCCACGCACTCGACGACGTGCTCACCGGCCGCCGGCCCTTCGACGAAGCGATGCGGGCGACCCAGGAGGCGAGGGACGCGCAGGTCACGAGCATGTACGAGTTCACAGCCGAGTTCGCGACGATGGAACCACCACCCCCTGAGATGGAGCAGCTGCTCCTCGCCACGTCCCAGAGCCCCTCGGCCTCGGACGAGTTCGTCAGAGTCACAGCGGGAATGACCCCACCGGAGGAGTTCTTCGGCCACATGCAGGAACGCATGAGCCACCAGACACGTGATGCGGCCTGA
- a CDS encoding RidA family protein, which produces MEFVSHNPTEGVYAATDDYVHALEVRGAGRLLFVAGTMGLDPAGKPGADLEEQLDLLWSNIRAILASAGMTVDNIVRLTSYLRDSAYAEANAAARTAALGGRRVPTTAIVATTLDSNWLVEIEVVAAG; this is translated from the coding sequence ATGGAGTTCGTGTCTCACAATCCCACCGAAGGTGTCTACGCAGCCACCGACGACTATGTGCATGCTTTGGAAGTGCGAGGTGCCGGACGGCTGCTGTTCGTCGCCGGCACTATGGGGCTCGACCCTGCCGGGAAGCCGGGGGCCGATCTGGAGGAGCAACTCGACCTCCTCTGGTCCAACATCCGGGCCATCCTCGCTTCGGCCGGCATGACCGTGGACAATATCGTGCGGCTGACCAGCTACCTGCGGGACTCCGCCTACGCCGAGGCGAACGCTGCCGCTCGAACGGCTGCCCTGGGTGGCAGGCGCGTCCCGACCACCGCGATCGTTGCCACGACCCTTGACAGCAACTGGCTGGTAGAGATTGAGGTCGTGGCCGCGGGGTGA
- a CDS encoding helix-turn-helix domain-containing protein has product MSTAVRQRVSAPAWQVTRPVRPSRVPGVVLAGLRDRGPAPVDHRLDPHPVLTLALPCGDAAPGIDESTGRQHRGSLVTGLGFGAGGAARVRAANVEWMQVRLSPAIAHAVLSVGPAELESSVVTLDDLWGERRAARLREQLAEAASWEERFALVEAILARLSSAGPAIEPELAWAWDRIIARQGQVRVEGLADELGWSRKRLWSRFHAQLGMPPKRAVKLVRFDRAATRLAGGQEVASVAADCGYADQSHLHRDVLAFTGVTPATVAGGSLVATADMAWMDHVPRLPARWGDAPASRMRCGA; this is encoded by the coding sequence ATGTCAACTGCCGTGCGCCAGCGCGTCTCTGCCCCCGCGTGGCAGGTCACGCGCCCTGTCCGGCCCAGCCGCGTACCCGGCGTCGTCCTGGCGGGGCTCCGCGACCGCGGCCCGGCTCCGGTCGACCACCGGCTCGACCCGCACCCCGTGCTGACGCTGGCGCTGCCATGCGGCGATGCGGCGCCGGGCATCGACGAGTCGACGGGGCGGCAGCACCGCGGCAGCCTTGTCACCGGGCTCGGGTTCGGCGCAGGCGGTGCGGCACGGGTACGGGCCGCGAACGTCGAGTGGATGCAGGTGCGCCTGTCCCCCGCCATCGCGCACGCCGTGTTGAGCGTGGGCCCTGCTGAGCTGGAGAGCTCCGTGGTGACCCTGGACGACCTGTGGGGAGAGCGGCGGGCAGCCCGGCTGCGCGAGCAGCTGGCCGAGGCCGCCTCGTGGGAGGAACGCTTCGCGCTCGTCGAAGCGATCCTCGCCCGGCTGTCCTCCGCGGGGCCCGCCATCGAGCCGGAGCTGGCCTGGGCCTGGGACCGCATCATCGCCAGACAGGGCCAGGTGCGGGTCGAGGGGCTGGCCGACGAGCTGGGCTGGAGCCGGAAACGCCTGTGGTCCCGCTTCCATGCGCAGCTCGGCATGCCGCCCAAGCGCGCTGTGAAGCTCGTCCGCTTCGACCGTGCCGCCACCCGCCTGGCCGGAGGCCAGGAGGTGGCCAGCGTCGCGGCCGACTGCGGCTACGCCGACCAGTCACATCTGCACCGGGACGTCCTGGCGTTCACCGGTGTGACCCCCGCAACCGTGGCCGGCGGGTCGCTCGTCGCAACGGCCGACATGGCGTGGATGGACCACGTGCCACGCCTCCCGGCGCGCTGGGGCGATGCCCCGGCCTCCCGCATGCGCTGCGGCGCATAA